A region of Corvus cornix cornix isolate S_Up_H32 chromosome 3, ASM73873v5, whole genome shotgun sequence DNA encodes the following proteins:
- the LGSN gene encoding lengsin isoform X1 translates to MNKKEDLTQQIPSSGKSEIGESADYSFVEKNTSESDNDEVDGNNICGFRKKKGNKGPTKYIPPLENEKMELSRTSKVPDPCPLKGTTGCSELPSDQSLQNPTTFPPVQKDRGGHNNSNSGSDGKEDRFGETRETQENAEIGKRIVGKMNEEIDTAAQMKLSTGVQPARCAEKGGCTEAVQRAMDSEQRGGKPEGQSGMEEKVVKFHVTKMGSLGSAASMPGSHTAESLTGAPGISKRSLQELKNLLSEGHLPSHGSIFCGKAGGTFAQKNLKPREKAADKQGGPFETFTPHFGEEKQKYLSFHKEGVGQQSKTVLVLSSAGSDQQQPVGSNVDQLILGLPAAPTPAESTAPEVQFDSSTGHTAFNRDPDVNGLGNPTLLHLFSHIEFIKQQMARDNVQFVRFESIDLHGVSRSKNVPSRFFHEKAIHGVAMPRSYLELTLNPKDNELDYINATNFNCDIILNPDLSTFRILPWTEQTARVICDSFTVLGTPLMTSPRHIAKRQLSQLQDNGFSLQSAFTYEFCIYGITEVVNSKTISFPAATILNNHDQTFIQELIEGMYYAGANIESFSSSSGPGQMEITFHPAFGLDAADSAFTFRTGLKEVAKKYNYVASFFSESGFYNSGALSHSLWDLNGQKNLFSAGYGVEELSELGKNWLSGLLAHTAAISCLMAPTTSCRKPYSKYSKESKETVNAKWAYNDNSCAFNVKCHGGKGTYIENKLSSAAANPYLVLAATIAAGLDGVKRGLSYDDMLEEENHTGDLKHSSIPLKLEDALVALEKDSCIKEALGETFIRYFIAMKHYELETEEMDSERNKCLGYFI, encoded by the exons AACACATCTGAAAGTGACAATGATGAAGTTGATGGCAACAATATATGtggtttcagaaagaaaaagggaaacaaaggtCCTACAAAGTATATTCCTCCTTTAGAAAATGAGAAGATGGAACTGTCCCGCACCTCAAAAGTCCCAGATCCTTGTCCCCTTAAAGGAACCACTGGTTGCTCAGAACTGCCATCAGACCAGTCTCTCCAAAACCCCACTACCTTTCCTCCAGTACAAAAGGACAGAGGAGGTCACAACAATTCCAATTCTGGCAGTGATGGTAAAGAAGACAGGTTTGGAGAAACACGAGAAACccaggaaaatgctgaaattgGGAAAAGAATAGTGGGAAAAATGAACGAGGAAATAGATACAGCAGCTCAGATGAAGTTGTCCACAGGTGTGCAGCCTGCGAGGTGTGCAGAGAAAGGTGGCTGCACAGAGGCTGTACAGAGGGCAATGGACAGTGAGCAGAGAGGGGGTAAGCCAGAAGGACAGTCTGGGATGGAAGAAAAAGTTGTCAAGTTTCATGTGACAAAGATGGGctccctgggcagtgctgcatCCATGCCAGGGAGCCATACTGCCGAGTCCCTCACAGGAGCACCTGGCATTTCTAAACGAAGTCTACAAGAGTTGAAAAACCTACTTAGTGAAGGTCATCTGCCTTCTCATGGGTCCATTTTCTGTGGCAAGGCAGGTGGCACTTTTGCTCAGAAAAATTTGAAACCCCGGGAGAAAGCAGCTGACAAACAGGGCGGGCCCTTTGAGACTTTTACTCCCCattttggagaggaaaagcaaaagtatCTCAGCTTCCACAAAGAGGGAGTGGGGCAGCAGAGCAAAACCGTCCTGgtcctcagctctgctggctctgatCAGCAGCAACCAGTGGGAAGCAATGTGGATCAACTTATTCTGGGACTACCAGCAGCTCCTACACCTGCAGAAAGCACAGCTCCTGAGGTTCAGTTTGACTCCTCCACAGGCCACACCG CATTCAACAGAGACCCTGATGTAAACGGCCTTGGAAACCCAACTCTCCTTCACCTATTCTCTCATATTGAATTTATTAAGCAGCAGATGGCCAGGGACAACGTGCAGTTTGTCAGATTTGAATCAATAGACCTCCATGGTGTGTCAAGATCAAAGAATGTTCCTTCTCGATTTTTTCAC GAGAAAGCAATTCATGGTGTTGCCATGCCCAGAAGTTACCTGGAACTGACGCTGAATCCTAAAGATAATGAACTAGATTACATAAATGCAACCAATTTCAATTGTGACATAATCCTGAACCCTGATTTATCAACATTTCGAATACTACCCTGGACTGAGCAGACTGCGAGAGTGATATGTGATTCCTTCACTGTGTTGGGCACCCCACTAATGACCTCCCCAAGGCACATTGCCAAGAGACAGCTGAGCCAGCTTCAGGACAATGGCTTTTCTTTGCAGTCTGCATTCACTTACGAATTTTGTATTTATGGCATTACTGAGGTTGTAAACTCAAAGACAATATCCTTTCCTGCAGCCACGATACTAAATAACCATGATCAGACTTTCATTCAGGAGCTCATTGAAGGAATGTATTATGCTGGTGCCAACAttgaaagcttttcttcttccagtggGCCTGGGCAAATGGAGATCACTTTTCATCCAGCATTTGGCCTAGATGCTGCTGACAGTGCCTTCACGTTTAGAACAGGCCTTAAAGAAGTGGCTAAGAAGTATAACTATGTGGCTAGCTTTTTCTCAGAATCAGGATTCTACAATTCGGGGGCTCTATCACACAGCCTGTGGGATCTGAATGGCCAGAAGAATCTGTTTTCTGCTGGTTATGGAGTTGAGGAGCTCTCAGAGCTTGGAAAAAATTGGTTATCAGGTCTCCTGGCACACACGGCAGCTATCAGCTGCTTGATGGCTCCTACCACCAGCTGCCGTAAGCCTTACTCTAAATACAGTAAAGAATCAAAAGAGACTGTAAATGCAAAATGGGCATATAATGATAACAGCTGTGCCTTTAATGTCAAATGTCATGGTGGAAAAGGCACTTACATAGAGAATAAATTAAGTTCTGCTGCAGCAAACCCGTACCTGGTCCTTGCTGCTACTATTGCTGCAGGTCTAGATGGAGTAAAGAGAGGACTTAGCTATGATGACATgcttgaagaagaaaatcacaCTGGTGATCTGAAACATTCATCAATCCCTCTGAAACTAGAAGATGCTCTGGTTGCTCTTGAGAAAGATTCTTGCATTAAGGAAGCATTAGGCGAAACTTTTATCCGATACTTTATTGCTATGAAACATTATGAGTTAGAAACTGAAGAAATGGATAGTGAAAGGAATAAATGCCTGGGATATTTTATTTAG
- the LGSN gene encoding lengsin isoform X3 gives MLITVKCNPHAMSVQAVPAILPLLPVLLDLRFYSPISANTSESDNDEVDGNNICGFRKKKGNKGPTKYIPPLENEKMELSRTSKVPDPCPLKGTTGCSELPSDQSLQNPTTFPPVQKDRGGHNNSNSGSDGKEDRFGETRETQENAEIGKRIVGKMNEEIDTAAQMKLSTGVQPARCAEKGGCTEAVQRAMDSEQRGGKPEGQSGMEEKVVKFHVTKMGSLGSAASMPGSHTAESLTGAPGISKRSLQELKNLLSEGHLPSHGSIFCGKAGGTFAQKNLKPREKAADKQGGPFETFTPHFGEEKQKYLSFHKEGVGQQSKTVLVLSSAGSDQQQPVGSNVDQLILGLPAAPTPAESTAPEVQFDSSTGHTAFNRDPDVNGLGNPTLLHLFSHIEFIKQQMARDNVQFVRFESIDLHGVSRSKNVPSRFFHEKAIHGVAMPRSYLELTLNPKDNELDYINATNFNCDIILNPDLSTFRILPWTEQTARVICDSFTVLGTPLMTSPRHIAKRQLSQLQDNGFSLQSAFTYEFCIYGITEVVNSKTISFPAATILNNHDQTFIQELIEGMYYAGANIESFSSSSGPGQMEITFHPAFGLDAADSAFTFRTGLKEVAKKYNYVASFFSESGFYNSGALSHSLWDLNGQKNLFSAGYGVEELSELGKNWLSGLLAHTAAISCLMAPTTSCRKPYSKYSKESKETVNAKWAYNDNSCAFNVKCHGGKGTYIENKLSSAAANPYLVLAATIAAGLDGVKRGLSYDDMLEEENHTGDLKHSSIPLKLEDALVALEKDSCIKEALGETFIRYFIAMKHYELETEEMDSERNKCLGYFI, from the exons AACACATCTGAAAGTGACAATGATGAAGTTGATGGCAACAATATATGtggtttcagaaagaaaaagggaaacaaaggtCCTACAAAGTATATTCCTCCTTTAGAAAATGAGAAGATGGAACTGTCCCGCACCTCAAAAGTCCCAGATCCTTGTCCCCTTAAAGGAACCACTGGTTGCTCAGAACTGCCATCAGACCAGTCTCTCCAAAACCCCACTACCTTTCCTCCAGTACAAAAGGACAGAGGAGGTCACAACAATTCCAATTCTGGCAGTGATGGTAAAGAAGACAGGTTTGGAGAAACACGAGAAACccaggaaaatgctgaaattgGGAAAAGAATAGTGGGAAAAATGAACGAGGAAATAGATACAGCAGCTCAGATGAAGTTGTCCACAGGTGTGCAGCCTGCGAGGTGTGCAGAGAAAGGTGGCTGCACAGAGGCTGTACAGAGGGCAATGGACAGTGAGCAGAGAGGGGGTAAGCCAGAAGGACAGTCTGGGATGGAAGAAAAAGTTGTCAAGTTTCATGTGACAAAGATGGGctccctgggcagtgctgcatCCATGCCAGGGAGCCATACTGCCGAGTCCCTCACAGGAGCACCTGGCATTTCTAAACGAAGTCTACAAGAGTTGAAAAACCTACTTAGTGAAGGTCATCTGCCTTCTCATGGGTCCATTTTCTGTGGCAAGGCAGGTGGCACTTTTGCTCAGAAAAATTTGAAACCCCGGGAGAAAGCAGCTGACAAACAGGGCGGGCCCTTTGAGACTTTTACTCCCCattttggagaggaaaagcaaaagtatCTCAGCTTCCACAAAGAGGGAGTGGGGCAGCAGAGCAAAACCGTCCTGgtcctcagctctgctggctctgatCAGCAGCAACCAGTGGGAAGCAATGTGGATCAACTTATTCTGGGACTACCAGCAGCTCCTACACCTGCAGAAAGCACAGCTCCTGAGGTTCAGTTTGACTCCTCCACAGGCCACACCG CATTCAACAGAGACCCTGATGTAAACGGCCTTGGAAACCCAACTCTCCTTCACCTATTCTCTCATATTGAATTTATTAAGCAGCAGATGGCCAGGGACAACGTGCAGTTTGTCAGATTTGAATCAATAGACCTCCATGGTGTGTCAAGATCAAAGAATGTTCCTTCTCGATTTTTTCAC GAGAAAGCAATTCATGGTGTTGCCATGCCCAGAAGTTACCTGGAACTGACGCTGAATCCTAAAGATAATGAACTAGATTACATAAATGCAACCAATTTCAATTGTGACATAATCCTGAACCCTGATTTATCAACATTTCGAATACTACCCTGGACTGAGCAGACTGCGAGAGTGATATGTGATTCCTTCACTGTGTTGGGCACCCCACTAATGACCTCCCCAAGGCACATTGCCAAGAGACAGCTGAGCCAGCTTCAGGACAATGGCTTTTCTTTGCAGTCTGCATTCACTTACGAATTTTGTATTTATGGCATTACTGAGGTTGTAAACTCAAAGACAATATCCTTTCCTGCAGCCACGATACTAAATAACCATGATCAGACTTTCATTCAGGAGCTCATTGAAGGAATGTATTATGCTGGTGCCAACAttgaaagcttttcttcttccagtggGCCTGGGCAAATGGAGATCACTTTTCATCCAGCATTTGGCCTAGATGCTGCTGACAGTGCCTTCACGTTTAGAACAGGCCTTAAAGAAGTGGCTAAGAAGTATAACTATGTGGCTAGCTTTTTCTCAGAATCAGGATTCTACAATTCGGGGGCTCTATCACACAGCCTGTGGGATCTGAATGGCCAGAAGAATCTGTTTTCTGCTGGTTATGGAGTTGAGGAGCTCTCAGAGCTTGGAAAAAATTGGTTATCAGGTCTCCTGGCACACACGGCAGCTATCAGCTGCTTGATGGCTCCTACCACCAGCTGCCGTAAGCCTTACTCTAAATACAGTAAAGAATCAAAAGAGACTGTAAATGCAAAATGGGCATATAATGATAACAGCTGTGCCTTTAATGTCAAATGTCATGGTGGAAAAGGCACTTACATAGAGAATAAATTAAGTTCTGCTGCAGCAAACCCGTACCTGGTCCTTGCTGCTACTATTGCTGCAGGTCTAGATGGAGTAAAGAGAGGACTTAGCTATGATGACATgcttgaagaagaaaatcacaCTGGTGATCTGAAACATTCATCAATCCCTCTGAAACTAGAAGATGCTCTGGTTGCTCTTGAGAAAGATTCTTGCATTAAGGAAGCATTAGGCGAAACTTTTATCCGATACTTTATTGCTATGAAACATTATGAGTTAGAAACTGAAGAAATGGATAGTGAAAGGAATAAATGCCTGGGATATTTTATTTAG
- the LGSN gene encoding lengsin isoform X2, protein MNKKEDLTQQNTSESDNDEVDGNNICGFRKKKGNKGPTKYIPPLENEKMELSRTSKVPDPCPLKGTTGCSELPSDQSLQNPTTFPPVQKDRGGHNNSNSGSDGKEDRFGETRETQENAEIGKRIVGKMNEEIDTAAQMKLSTGVQPARCAEKGGCTEAVQRAMDSEQRGGKPEGQSGMEEKVVKFHVTKMGSLGSAASMPGSHTAESLTGAPGISKRSLQELKNLLSEGHLPSHGSIFCGKAGGTFAQKNLKPREKAADKQGGPFETFTPHFGEEKQKYLSFHKEGVGQQSKTVLVLSSAGSDQQQPVGSNVDQLILGLPAAPTPAESTAPEVQFDSSTGHTAFNRDPDVNGLGNPTLLHLFSHIEFIKQQMARDNVQFVRFESIDLHGVSRSKNVPSRFFHEKAIHGVAMPRSYLELTLNPKDNELDYINATNFNCDIILNPDLSTFRILPWTEQTARVICDSFTVLGTPLMTSPRHIAKRQLSQLQDNGFSLQSAFTYEFCIYGITEVVNSKTISFPAATILNNHDQTFIQELIEGMYYAGANIESFSSSSGPGQMEITFHPAFGLDAADSAFTFRTGLKEVAKKYNYVASFFSESGFYNSGALSHSLWDLNGQKNLFSAGYGVEELSELGKNWLSGLLAHTAAISCLMAPTTSCRKPYSKYSKESKETVNAKWAYNDNSCAFNVKCHGGKGTYIENKLSSAAANPYLVLAATIAAGLDGVKRGLSYDDMLEEENHTGDLKHSSIPLKLEDALVALEKDSCIKEALGETFIRYFIAMKHYELETEEMDSERNKCLGYFI, encoded by the exons AACACATCTGAAAGTGACAATGATGAAGTTGATGGCAACAATATATGtggtttcagaaagaaaaagggaaacaaaggtCCTACAAAGTATATTCCTCCTTTAGAAAATGAGAAGATGGAACTGTCCCGCACCTCAAAAGTCCCAGATCCTTGTCCCCTTAAAGGAACCACTGGTTGCTCAGAACTGCCATCAGACCAGTCTCTCCAAAACCCCACTACCTTTCCTCCAGTACAAAAGGACAGAGGAGGTCACAACAATTCCAATTCTGGCAGTGATGGTAAAGAAGACAGGTTTGGAGAAACACGAGAAACccaggaaaatgctgaaattgGGAAAAGAATAGTGGGAAAAATGAACGAGGAAATAGATACAGCAGCTCAGATGAAGTTGTCCACAGGTGTGCAGCCTGCGAGGTGTGCAGAGAAAGGTGGCTGCACAGAGGCTGTACAGAGGGCAATGGACAGTGAGCAGAGAGGGGGTAAGCCAGAAGGACAGTCTGGGATGGAAGAAAAAGTTGTCAAGTTTCATGTGACAAAGATGGGctccctgggcagtgctgcatCCATGCCAGGGAGCCATACTGCCGAGTCCCTCACAGGAGCACCTGGCATTTCTAAACGAAGTCTACAAGAGTTGAAAAACCTACTTAGTGAAGGTCATCTGCCTTCTCATGGGTCCATTTTCTGTGGCAAGGCAGGTGGCACTTTTGCTCAGAAAAATTTGAAACCCCGGGAGAAAGCAGCTGACAAACAGGGCGGGCCCTTTGAGACTTTTACTCCCCattttggagaggaaaagcaaaagtatCTCAGCTTCCACAAAGAGGGAGTGGGGCAGCAGAGCAAAACCGTCCTGgtcctcagctctgctggctctgatCAGCAGCAACCAGTGGGAAGCAATGTGGATCAACTTATTCTGGGACTACCAGCAGCTCCTACACCTGCAGAAAGCACAGCTCCTGAGGTTCAGTTTGACTCCTCCACAGGCCACACCG CATTCAACAGAGACCCTGATGTAAACGGCCTTGGAAACCCAACTCTCCTTCACCTATTCTCTCATATTGAATTTATTAAGCAGCAGATGGCCAGGGACAACGTGCAGTTTGTCAGATTTGAATCAATAGACCTCCATGGTGTGTCAAGATCAAAGAATGTTCCTTCTCGATTTTTTCAC GAGAAAGCAATTCATGGTGTTGCCATGCCCAGAAGTTACCTGGAACTGACGCTGAATCCTAAAGATAATGAACTAGATTACATAAATGCAACCAATTTCAATTGTGACATAATCCTGAACCCTGATTTATCAACATTTCGAATACTACCCTGGACTGAGCAGACTGCGAGAGTGATATGTGATTCCTTCACTGTGTTGGGCACCCCACTAATGACCTCCCCAAGGCACATTGCCAAGAGACAGCTGAGCCAGCTTCAGGACAATGGCTTTTCTTTGCAGTCTGCATTCACTTACGAATTTTGTATTTATGGCATTACTGAGGTTGTAAACTCAAAGACAATATCCTTTCCTGCAGCCACGATACTAAATAACCATGATCAGACTTTCATTCAGGAGCTCATTGAAGGAATGTATTATGCTGGTGCCAACAttgaaagcttttcttcttccagtggGCCTGGGCAAATGGAGATCACTTTTCATCCAGCATTTGGCCTAGATGCTGCTGACAGTGCCTTCACGTTTAGAACAGGCCTTAAAGAAGTGGCTAAGAAGTATAACTATGTGGCTAGCTTTTTCTCAGAATCAGGATTCTACAATTCGGGGGCTCTATCACACAGCCTGTGGGATCTGAATGGCCAGAAGAATCTGTTTTCTGCTGGTTATGGAGTTGAGGAGCTCTCAGAGCTTGGAAAAAATTGGTTATCAGGTCTCCTGGCACACACGGCAGCTATCAGCTGCTTGATGGCTCCTACCACCAGCTGCCGTAAGCCTTACTCTAAATACAGTAAAGAATCAAAAGAGACTGTAAATGCAAAATGGGCATATAATGATAACAGCTGTGCCTTTAATGTCAAATGTCATGGTGGAAAAGGCACTTACATAGAGAATAAATTAAGTTCTGCTGCAGCAAACCCGTACCTGGTCCTTGCTGCTACTATTGCTGCAGGTCTAGATGGAGTAAAGAGAGGACTTAGCTATGATGACATgcttgaagaagaaaatcacaCTGGTGATCTGAAACATTCATCAATCCCTCTGAAACTAGAAGATGCTCTGGTTGCTCTTGAGAAAGATTCTTGCATTAAGGAAGCATTAGGCGAAACTTTTATCCGATACTTTATTGCTATGAAACATTATGAGTTAGAAACTGAAGAAATGGATAGTGAAAGGAATAAATGCCTGGGATATTTTATTTAG